A section of the Ignavibacteriales bacterium genome encodes:
- a CDS encoding M28 family peptidase yields MFKKFSLFVASFIIATISFGFGGDPNTEITSGELKEHVKYLSSDELAGRFPGTPGMQKAEDYIIEQFKSYGIKPAGDNGTFIQNFEMITSVDLGTNNSFSADINGKDESFTVGHDFTPMGFTQNTTVSGNLVFVGYGISAESSGYDDYKDINVDGKIVVIMRYTPYSNDPHNQTLQQYAPLIVKTITAKEKKAAGIIFVTGPLDDEEDGLVALSFSNAYKDAGIPVINITRNTLDKILAPTGKNIAGIQKQINDSGAPSSFDIPDVTVNITADVEPRTVTTGNIIGILEGNDPTAKDEAIVIGAHYDHLGYGEYGSLYTGTDKQIHHGADDNASGDAGVLELAQKFTSIKNTLKHDIVFMLFSGEEAGLLGSSYFTNSEKFKDMNIIAMLNMDMIGRLKDDKLVIYGTGSSPIWETMINNINKNYNFDITYDPAGFGRSDHASFYAHNVPSIHVFTGSHEDYHKPSDTYEKLDYDGEAKVLNLMYDIAAEIDNETTKPEFTKAPEDNKETQPMGNVRVHVGTIPDYAYDGKGMKLSGVQEGGPADQGGMQAGDIIIKFGEKDVENIYDFMYAMGMYKPDEEVDFIVLRDGKEVTLKVKLGRR; encoded by the coding sequence ATGTTTAAAAAATTTAGTTTATTTGTAGCTTCATTTATTATTGCTACCATTTCGTTTGGATTTGGTGGTGATCCAAATACCGAGATTACCTCCGGTGAACTAAAGGAACATGTTAAGTATCTTTCTTCTGATGAACTCGCCGGCAGATTCCCCGGAACACCCGGCATGCAAAAGGCCGAGGACTATATAATCGAGCAGTTCAAATCATATGGTATAAAACCGGCTGGTGATAACGGCACTTTTATTCAGAATTTCGAGATGATCACATCTGTTGACCTGGGTACAAATAACAGCTTCTCGGCAGACATAAACGGGAAAGATGAATCCTTCACAGTTGGGCATGACTTCACACCAATGGGCTTTACACAGAATACTACCGTGAGCGGTAATCTGGTTTTCGTGGGCTATGGAATCAGCGCGGAGTCTAGCGGGTATGATGACTATAAGGACATTAACGTCGATGGCAAGATTGTTGTTATTATGAGATATACTCCCTATTCTAATGATCCCCATAACCAAACTCTACAGCAATATGCACCTTTAATCGTTAAGACCATCACCGCAAAAGAGAAAAAGGCCGCCGGAATTATCTTCGTGACAGGACCTCTCGATGATGAAGAAGATGGACTTGTTGCACTCTCTTTCTCAAACGCATATAAGGACGCAGGCATCCCGGTTATTAACATAACAAGAAACACTCTTGATAAAATACTTGCCCCTACAGGGAAAAATATTGCCGGAATCCAAAAACAAATTAATGATAGCGGTGCGCCTTCATCATTTGACATTCCCGATGTAACTGTAAACATAACTGCTGATGTTGAACCCCGAACTGTAACTACGGGTAATATCATTGGCATCCTGGAAGGAAATGATCCGACTGCAAAGGATGAAGCAATCGTAATTGGGGCTCACTATGACCACCTTGGTTACGGTGAATACGGGTCACTCTACACAGGCACAGACAAACAGATTCATCATGGTGCTGACGATAACGCGTCAGGGGATGCAGGGGTACTGGAACTTGCGCAAAAATTTACCTCGATAAAGAACACATTAAAACATGACATAGTGTTCATGCTCTTTTCCGGTGAAGAAGCAGGACTTCTTGGCTCGTCATACTTTACTAATTCCGAGAAATTTAAAGATATGAACATCATTGCCATGCTCAATATGGATATGATCGGAAGGCTTAAGGATGACAAACTAGTTATCTATGGTACAGGCTCTTCTCCAATATGGGAAACTATGATCAACAATATTAACAAAAATTATAATTTTGACATAACATATGATCCGGCAGGGTTTGGAAGATCGGACCATGCAAGCTTCTACGCGCATAATGTTCCATCTATCCACGTATTCACAGGTTCACACGAAGATTATCATAAACCAAGCGATACTTATGAAAAGCTGGATTATGACGGAGAAGCTAAAGTTCTAAACCTGATGTATGATATAGCTGCCGAGATTGATAATGAAACCACTAAGCCGGAATTTACCAAAGCTCCCGAAGACAACAAGGAAACCCAGCCAATGGGTAATGTCAGGGTACATGTCGGTACGATTCCCGACTATGCATACGACGGCAAGGGTATGAAATTATCCGGGGTACAGGAGGGAGGTCCCGCCGACCAGGGTGGTATGCAGGCAGGCGATATTATTATTAAGTTCGGTGAAAAAGATGTCGAAAACATTTATGACTTTATGTATGCTATGGGAATGTATAAGCCGGATGAAGAAGTAGACTTCATTGTATTGAGAGACGGAAAGGAAGTAACTCTAAAAGTAAAATTAGGAAGACGGTAA